One stretch of Macadamia integrifolia cultivar HAES 741 unplaced genomic scaffold, SCU_Mint_v3 scaffold766, whole genome shotgun sequence DNA includes these proteins:
- the LOC122069933 gene encoding small EDRK-rich factor 2-like isoform X1, which yields MTRGNQRERDRERAMARSGSKTKTKDDGLTPEQRRERDAKALQEKAAKKAAQAASGGDAGGDHNFTFHKEIRDSALFILRGRGED from the exons ATGACCC GCGGGAACCAGAGAGAGCGTGACCGAGAGAGAGCTATGGCAAGGAGCGGATCCAAGACGAAGACCAAAGACGATGGATTGACCCCTGAACAACGCCGAGAAAG GGATGCTAAAGCTCTTCAAGAGAAGGCAGCGAAGAAGGCGGCACAAGCTGCATCGGGAGGAGACGCGGGAG GAGATCATAACTTCACCTTCCACAAGGAAATCAGAGATTCAGCATTGTTCATTCTTAGGGGAAGGGGTGAGGACTGA
- the LOC122069934 gene encoding rab escort protein 1 isoform X2 has protein sequence MADDESADVSYPSIDPSTYDLIVVGTGLPESIIASAASAAGKSVLHLDPNSFYGSHFSSLPLDLFTSHLNSLSSSSIEEDSTVNDGGDYIIVNLKPRRLYSDIEISSHVSPESLGPARKFNLDLSGPRVLFCADSAVDLILKSGAGHCLEFKSIDTTFIYGLDGDGKLSTVPDSRAAIFKDRSLGLTEKNQLMRFFKLVQEHFRPVSADGDRIEERGRISEEDLESPFVAFLKKQRLPPKIKSIVLYAIAMADYDQDDPDGSKHLLKTKDVVQSLALYSSSVGRFQNAMGAMIYPIYGQGELPQAFCRRAAVKGALYVMRMPVTSVLLDKENRHYKGVRLASGQDLFSHELVMDPSFMIQLPALLPPSSNLQHEYSLVSCLEGIEGKVARGVCIIRGSIKPDLSNLLVVFPPRSLCPEQVTSVRALQLGSNMAVCPSGLSVLYLSALCDDASQGKGLLGAAMTALFPLPISKNSEGGASEETEDTEGETRPTLMWNAIYIQELATGSSEAINLCPMPDGKLDYSNLLESTMKLFEKIYPQQELFPHAVTEDTEDHGDLPDDMSE, from the exons ATGGCTGATGATGAGTCCGCAGATGTGTCGTACCCCTCGATAGATCCCTCCACCTACGACCTCATCGTCGTCGGAACCGGACTGCCGGAGTCCATCATCGCCTCTGCTGCCTCCGCCGCCGGTAAATCCGTCCTCCACCTGGATCCCAACTCTTTCTACGGCAGTCATTTCTCCTCTCTCCCCCTCGACCTCTTCACCTCTCACCTCAACTCTCTATCATCGTCCTCAATAGAAGAAGATTCCACTGTCAACGATGGTGGCGATTACATTATCGTCAATCTAAAACCCCGTCGTTTATACTCCGACATTGAGATCTCCTCTCACGTATCTCCAGAATCTCTTGGACCAGCGCGAAAGTTCAATTTGGATCTCTCGGGACCTAGGGTTCTGTTCTGTGCCGATTCGGCTGTTGATTTGATACTGAAATCCGGGGCAGGCCATTGCTTGGAGTTTAAGAGCATTGATACGACTTTCATCTACGGACTTGACGGTGATGGGAAATTGTCAACTGTGCCGGATTCTCGTGCGGCGATTTTTAAAGACCGGAGTCTTGGATTGACGGAGAAGAACCAGTTGATGAGGTTTTTTAAGCTCGTCCAGGAACATTTTCGACCGGTGTCTGCTGATGGTGATAGGATAGAAGAGCGTGGGAGGATTTCGGAGGAGGATTTGGAGAGTCCCTTTGTTGCGTTCTTGAAGAAGCAGCGGTTGCCACCGAAGATTAAATC GATTGTCCTTTATGCAATAGCCATGGCAGATTATGATCAAGATGACCCTGATGGCTCTAAGCATCTTCTCAAGACAAAAGATGTAGTACAGAGTTTAGCTCTCTACTCCTCATCAGTTGGCAG GTTTCAAAATGCAATGGGGGCAATGATTTATCCTATTTATGGCCAAGGGGAGCTGCCCCAAGCTTTTTGTCGTCGTGCTGCTGTTAAAGGTGCCCTCTAT GTCATGCGCATGCCAGTGACATCTGTGCTTCTTGACAAG GAAAATAGGCATTATAAAGGTGTTCGATTGGCATCTGGCCAGGACTTATTCAGTCATGAACTGGTTATGGATCCATCCTTTATGATCCAATTACCGGCATTGTTGCCCCCTTCCTCAAATCTACAGCATGAATATTCTTTAGTTTCTTGTCTGGAAGGCATTGAAGGAAAAGTGGCCAGGGGAGTATGCATTATAAGGGGTTCCATAAAGCCGGATTTATCAAATTTGCTGGTGGTATTTCCTCCTAGAT CTTTGTGCCCTGAGCAAGTGACATCGGTTCGAGCCCTCCAGTTAGGTAGCAACATGGCTGTTTGTCCCTCAGGCTT GTCTGTTTTGTATCTTTCGGCTCTTTGTGATGATGCTTCTCAAGGAAAGGGGCTGTTAGGAGCAGCCATGACTGCTCTTTTTCCACTTCCCATTTCCAAGAACTCTGAAGGTGGTGCCTCTGAGGAAACTGAGGATACAGAAGGAGAAACCAGGCCCACTTTGATGTGGAATGCAATTTATATTCAGGAATTGGCAACG GGTTCATCGGAGGCAATCAACTTGTGCCCTATGCCAGATGGAAAACTGGATTATAGTAACCTCCTAGAATCAACAATGAAG CTTTTTGAGAAGATTTATCCCCAGCAAGAATTATTCCCACATGCAGTGACTGAGGATACCGAGGATCATGGTGACTTGCCTGATGACATGTCGGAATGA
- the LOC122069933 gene encoding small EDRK-rich factor 2-like isoform X2 → MTRGNQRERDRERAMARSGSKTKTKDDGLTPEQRRERDAKALQEKAAKKAAQAASGGDAGGKSNNKNNKK, encoded by the exons ATGACCC GCGGGAACCAGAGAGAGCGTGACCGAGAGAGAGCTATGGCAAGGAGCGGATCCAAGACGAAGACCAAAGACGATGGATTGACCCCTGAACAACGCCGAGAAAG GGATGCTAAAGCTCTTCAAGAGAAGGCAGCGAAGAAGGCGGCACAAGCTGCATCGGGAGGAGACGCGGGAGGTAAAAGtaataacaaaaacaacaagAAATAA
- the LOC122069918 gene encoding gibberellin-regulated protein 12-like, whose product MARFSCLPYAFLLMIVMSFLMAVAIAGNVRLQDCPKACGYRCSATSHKKPCLFYCNKCCKKCLCVPSGTYGHKEECPCYNNWKTKEGKPKCP is encoded by the exons ATGGCTCGCTTCTCATGTCTTCCTTATGCCTTTCTCCTCATGATCGTTATGTCTTTTCTCATGGCAGTTGCAATT GCAGGAAATGTTCGTTTACAAG ATTGCCCCAAGGCATGTGGGTATAGATGTTCAGCTACCAGTCACAAGAAGCCTTGCTTGTTCTACTGCAACAAGTGCTGCAAGAAATGCTTGTGTGTTCCCTCAGGCACATATGGACACAAAGAGGAATGCCCTTGCTATAACAATTGGAAGACAAAGGAAGGCAAGCCTAAGTGCCCTTGA